In the Paucidesulfovibrio longus DSM 6739 genome, one interval contains:
- a CDS encoding tRNA-binding protein, giving the protein MSEISFDDFLKVDIRVGMILRAVPFAKARKPAYKLWIDFGEELGVKKSSAQITAHYRPEDLENQLVLAVVNFPPRQIADFMSEVLTLGLDGHGDSGVVLVQPERDVPLGTRLY; this is encoded by the coding sequence ATGAGCGAAATCAGTTTCGACGACTTCCTGAAAGTGGACATCCGAGTGGGCATGATCCTGCGCGCCGTGCCGTTTGCCAAGGCGCGCAAGCCCGCCTACAAGCTTTGGATCGATTTCGGCGAGGAACTGGGCGTGAAGAAATCCAGCGCCCAGATCACGGCCCACTACCGCCCGGAAGACCTGGAAAACCAGCTCGTGCTGGCCGTGGTCAACTTCCCGCCCCGGCAGATCGCCGACTTCATGTCCGAAGTCCTGACCCTGGGACTGGACGGCCACGGCGACAGCGGCGTGGTGCTGGTCCAGCCGGAGCGCGACGTGCCGCTCGGCACGCGGTTGTATTGA
- a CDS encoding esterase/lipase family protein — MKHLYAMSVIAGLFILFVLFLPAALYAASIAVNAANGNLERIRAASGSVAWGALRGWLNSVRSTLIIGATFPFHRLLVRRGSGRGTPVVLVHGLYHNAAAWLFFGRWLARRGYSNLYTVSYGSFTRVFPEIVQEVGRVLERALEDNPGKKALLCGHSLGGLVVRALLAEERFAGRIAGAATLGTPHRGSVLARIALGRLGRSLHPRHPLFQRLAALPEPQRIPRLALFAPLDNMVMPEQCLRPRRPGWKLERLPLSVSHVGLIYSRALAARVAEFFREAEAEAGGDLLP, encoded by the coding sequence ATGAAGCATCTCTACGCGATGTCCGTCATCGCAGGCTTATTCATCCTTTTCGTGCTCTTTCTGCCTGCGGCGCTCTACGCCGCAAGCATAGCCGTGAACGCGGCCAACGGCAATCTGGAGCGCATCCGCGCCGCTTCGGGCAGCGTGGCCTGGGGGGCGCTGCGCGGATGGCTGAACTCGGTGCGCTCCACCCTCATCATCGGCGCGACCTTTCCGTTCCACCGCCTGCTCGTGCGCCGGGGCTCGGGCCGGGGCACTCCGGTGGTGCTGGTGCACGGACTCTATCACAATGCCGCGGCCTGGCTTTTTTTCGGGCGCTGGCTGGCGCGGCGGGGCTATTCGAACCTGTACACCGTTTCCTACGGCAGCTTCACGCGGGTCTTCCCGGAGATCGTCCAGGAAGTCGGGCGCGTCCTGGAGCGCGCCCTGGAGGACAATCCGGGCAAGAAGGCCCTGCTCTGCGGGCACAGCCTGGGCGGGCTGGTCGTGCGGGCCTTGCTGGCGGAAGAGCGCTTTGCCGGACGCATCGCCGGGGCGGCGACCTTGGGCACTCCCCACCGGGGCAGCGTGCTGGCGCGCATCGCCCTGGGCCGCCTGGGCCGCAGTCTGCACCCGCGCCATCCCCTCTTCCAACGGCTCGCGGCCCTGCCGGAACCGCAACGCATTCCCCGGCTGGCGCTCTTCGCCCCGCTGGACAACATGGTCATGCCGGAGCAATGCCTGCGGCCCCGCCGCCCCGGCTGGAAGCTGGAACGGCTGCCCTTGTCCGTGAGCCACGTGGGGCTGATCTATTCGCGCGCCCTGGCTGCTCGCGTGGCGGAATTTTTCCGCGAGGCCGAGGCGGAAGCGGGCGGGGATCTTCTTCCGTAG
- a CDS encoding ABC transporter substrate-binding protein: protein MKRIIVLLALAALLCATAAQAGTPVKIAHATWVGYGPLYIAKAKGMFDKYGLDVELLIIEDESQYAAALASGNIDGLGNVLDREVIHYAKGTDETVLFAMDESSGGDGIVAGPNITSLADLKGKTVGLDKSSTSYFFFLTALQTAGVKEEEVNIMEMGASDAGAAFVAGNLDAAVTWEPWLSNAGQREGGHVLVSSKDFPRTIVDVLVLRKAFAAKHPDAPVGLTKAWYEAVAWYEANQEEGNEIMGKAMGLPASDMAEMAAGVTFFGKKANLAFFDKAEVNDIFEVAERAGTFWQAKGILTAPLNVNALVTDQYVKAAAE, encoded by the coding sequence ATGAAACGCATCATCGTCTTGCTGGCACTGGCCGCGCTGCTCTGCGCCACCGCCGCCCAGGCCGGAACCCCGGTCAAGATCGCCCACGCCACCTGGGTCGGATACGGTCCGCTCTACATCGCCAAGGCCAAGGGCATGTTCGACAAGTACGGCCTGGACGTGGAACTGCTGATCATCGAGGACGAGTCGCAGTACGCCGCGGCCCTGGCGTCCGGCAACATCGACGGCCTGGGCAACGTGCTCGACCGCGAGGTCATCCACTACGCCAAGGGCACGGACGAGACCGTGCTCTTCGCCATGGACGAATCCTCGGGCGGCGACGGCATCGTGGCCGGTCCGAACATCACGTCCCTGGCCGACCTCAAGGGCAAGACCGTGGGCCTGGACAAGTCCTCCACCTCGTATTTCTTCTTCCTGACCGCGCTCCAGACCGCCGGAGTCAAGGAAGAGGAAGTGAACATCATGGAAATGGGCGCGTCCGACGCCGGAGCCGCGTTCGTGGCCGGCAACCTCGACGCCGCCGTGACCTGGGAGCCCTGGCTTTCCAACGCGGGCCAGCGCGAGGGCGGGCACGTTCTCGTCAGCTCCAAGGACTTCCCGCGCACCATCGTGGACGTGCTCGTGCTGCGCAAAGCCTTCGCCGCCAAGCATCCCGATGCTCCCGTGGGCCTGACCAAGGCCTGGTACGAGGCCGTGGCCTGGTACGAGGCCAATCAGGAGGAAGGCAACGAGATCATGGGCAAGGCCATGGGCCTGCCCGCTTCGGACATGGCCGAGATGGCTGCGGGCGTGACCTTCTTCGGCAAGAAGGCCAACCTCGCCTTCTTCGACAAGGCCGAGGTCAACGACATCTTCGAAGTGGCGGAACGCGCCGGAACCTTCTGGCAGGCCAAGGGCATCCTGACGGCGCCGCTGAACGTGAACGCCCTGGTCACCGACCAGTACGTCAAGGCCGCCGCCGAGTAG
- a CDS encoding MFS transporter, translating into MNPDTEPSLPLGDALVPLLFIVSVFLLNFLTRVIAAPLMPELAAELGLNNAQSGAVFLCIALGNCVGLVCNAFVTARLTHREGIGCSALLMGSMLLVAASAGSLAVLLPATVIIGVGAGLYLPSGVATVTSLTRPGDWGKALALHEMAPNGSFILAPLLAEAVLLVAGWRSVLLLLGAGQILLGLAFLRFGRGGRFHGRTPNRKNVSEVAGRRNFFLLTLLFCLGIAGGFGPYTMLPLHLMDMGMPREAANGLLSASRIGAFFVPFLTGWLADRFGVRRVLYAALGCSGCLAVVLGLAGPGWVAAPAALQPVFGQGFFAVGFVALSQTYEPQVRSTAISMILPTAMLFGIGIMPTLIGLFGDMGPAWGGFGGGFMLLGGLTLLGLPAVGALELPVRSPRRASS; encoded by the coding sequence ATGAACCCAGACACGGAGCCGTCCCTGCCGCTCGGGGACGCGCTCGTTCCCCTCTTGTTCATCGTATCAGTTTTTTTGCTGAACTTTCTGACCCGCGTGATCGCCGCCCCGCTGATGCCGGAACTGGCCGCGGAACTGGGCCTGAACAACGCCCAGAGCGGCGCGGTTTTTCTCTGCATCGCCCTGGGCAATTGCGTGGGCCTGGTCTGCAACGCCTTTGTCACCGCGCGCCTGACGCACCGCGAAGGCATCGGCTGCTCCGCACTGCTCATGGGCTCCATGCTGCTCGTGGCGGCCTCGGCAGGCAGCCTTGCCGTGCTCCTGCCCGCCACGGTGATCATCGGCGTGGGCGCGGGACTCTACCTCCCTTCCGGCGTGGCCACCGTCACCTCCCTGACCCGGCCCGGCGACTGGGGCAAGGCCCTGGCGCTGCACGAAATGGCGCCCAACGGCAGCTTCATCCTTGCGCCGCTCCTGGCCGAGGCCGTGCTGCTCGTGGCGGGCTGGCGCTCCGTGCTGCTGCTTTTGGGAGCGGGGCAGATCCTTCTGGGCCTGGCCTTTTTGCGTTTCGGCAGGGGCGGCCGCTTCCACGGACGCACCCCGAACAGGAAGAACGTGAGCGAGGTGGCCGGGCGGCGCAACTTCTTCCTGCTGACCCTGCTCTTCTGCCTGGGCATCGCCGGCGGTTTCGGCCCGTACACCATGCTCCCGCTGCATCTCATGGACATGGGCATGCCGCGCGAGGCGGCCAACGGACTGCTTTCCGCCAGCCGGATCGGCGCGTTTTTCGTCCCCTTTCTCACGGGCTGGCTGGCGGACCGCTTCGGGGTGCGCCGCGTGCTCTACGCGGCCCTGGGCTGCTCCGGCTGCCTGGCCGTGGTCCTGGGGCTGGCCGGGCCGGGCTGGGTGGCCGCTCCCGCCGCGCTCCAGCCCGTCTTCGGCCAGGGGTTCTTCGCCGTGGGCTTCGTGGCCCTTTCCCAGACCTACGAACCCCAGGTCCGCTCCACCGCCATTTCCATGATCCTGCCCACGGCCATGCTCTTCGGCATCGGCATCATGCCCACGCTCATCGGCCTGTTCGGCGACATGGGGCCTGCCTGGGGCGGATTCGGGGGCGGCTTCATGCTTCTCGGCGGGCTGACCCTGCTCGGCCTGCCCGCCGTGGGCGCGCTGGAGCTGCCGGTCCGCTCCCCGCGGCGCGCTTCGTCCTGA
- a CDS encoding methyl-accepting chemotaxis protein: MLRTLSMKWKILAVALAGPVIVALILAVQNSNLVARNADDAILESSRGILLMAEAARNEMSKKIELGVVRPFDELPPDKILEAVPIITAINMARTNAEEGGYVFRVPKVSPRNPANTPTESEREVLEIMRGGDLKEYILREPGSISYFRAIHLTKECLYCHGDPKGAKDPTGGIKEGWKEGEMHGAFVITTSLAEVHATLLRSKLLMAAQTLGILLVVAVGLWIMLARLVFRPLLQVSDLAQRMGRGDFTTRLNLDRGDEMGIVAKSLDDMAERIAEVVDEVDDASERLSSGSAELSSAAQSLADGALRQASNVEQVSASMEEMTGSIGQTADNAAETEQISLKSAEDAKKSGQSVGEAVNALKNIAERTEIIEEIARQTNLLALNAAIEAARAGEHGKGFAVVASEVRKLAERSGQAAAEISQLSSASVKIADQAGSMLAALVPSIARTAELVQDISAACNEQSTGAAQVNKALQELDGVIQQNASSSEETAATSTTISQQARQLRESISFFQVTKATKRMTVVRSRQPKPLEAADDDMERF, encoded by the coding sequence ATGCTGCGAACCTTGTCCATGAAATGGAAAATCCTGGCCGTCGCCTTGGCCGGACCCGTGATCGTCGCCCTGATCCTGGCCGTCCAGAACTCCAATCTCGTGGCCAGGAACGCGGACGACGCCATTCTCGAAAGCAGCCGCGGCATCCTCCTGATGGCCGAAGCCGCGCGCAACGAGATGTCCAAGAAGATCGAACTGGGAGTGGTGCGGCCCTTTGACGAACTGCCGCCGGACAAGATCCTTGAGGCGGTCCCCATCATCACCGCCATCAACATGGCCCGAACCAACGCCGAGGAAGGCGGCTACGTGTTTCGCGTTCCCAAGGTTTCTCCCCGAAACCCGGCCAATACGCCCACGGAATCCGAACGGGAAGTGCTGGAAATCATGCGCGGAGGCGATCTCAAGGAATACATCCTGCGGGAACCCGGCAGCATCAGCTACTTCCGGGCGATTCACCTGACCAAGGAATGCCTCTACTGCCACGGCGACCCCAAGGGAGCCAAGGATCCCACGGGCGGCATCAAGGAAGGCTGGAAAGAAGGAGAAATGCACGGCGCGTTCGTCATCACGACCTCGCTCGCCGAGGTCCATGCCACGCTGCTGCGCTCCAAGCTGCTCATGGCCGCGCAAACCCTGGGCATCCTGCTCGTGGTGGCGGTCGGTCTGTGGATCATGCTGGCGCGGCTCGTTTTCCGGCCGCTCTTGCAGGTCAGCGACCTGGCCCAACGAATGGGACGGGGAGACTTCACCACCAGATTGAACCTGGATCGCGGAGACGAAATGGGCATCGTGGCGAAATCCCTCGATGACATGGCCGAACGCATCGCCGAGGTCGTGGACGAGGTGGACGACGCTTCCGAACGGTTGTCCTCCGGCAGCGCGGAACTGTCTTCCGCCGCCCAAAGCCTTGCGGACGGAGCCTTGCGCCAGGCGAGCAACGTGGAGCAGGTTTCGGCGTCCATGGAGGAGATGACCGGAAGCATCGGCCAGACCGCGGACAATGCCGCGGAGACCGAGCAGATTTCGCTCAAGTCGGCCGAGGACGCCAAGAAGAGCGGTCAATCCGTCGGCGAAGCGGTGAATGCGCTCAAGAACATTGCGGAGCGTACGGAAATCATCGAGGAGATCGCGCGCCAGACCAACCTTCTGGCTCTCAACGCGGCCATCGAAGCTGCGCGGGCGGGCGAGCACGGCAAGGGCTTCGCCGTAGTCGCCTCGGAAGTGCGCAAGCTTGCGGAACGCAGCGGACAGGCCGCCGCCGAGATCAGCCAGCTTTCCTCGGCCAGCGTCAAGATAGCGGACCAGGCAGGCTCGATGCTGGCGGCACTGGTGCCGAGCATAGCGCGCACCGCGGAACTCGTGCAGGATATCTCGGCGGCCTGCAATGAACAGTCAACGGGAGCCGCCCAGGTCAACAAGGCGCTTCAGGAGCTGGACGGCGTGATCCAGCAGAACGCCTCCTCGTCCGAGGAAACGGCCGCGACCTCGACCACCATCAGCCAGCAGGCGCGGCAGTTGCGGGAGTCCATCTCCTTCTTCCAGGTCACGAAAGCGACGAAACGAATGACCGTGGTGCGCAGCCGGCAGCCAAAACCGCTGGAAGCCGCGGATGACGACATGGAGCGCTTCTAG
- a CDS encoding ABC transporter permease — protein MGTTSRYNRPGLRAGLGLLTFLFFGLLWCALSYSGAVKPLFLPRPDAVLRSFGAMHEEGILWRYTWDSTYRVMVGWALAAVLAIPLGAAIATSRRVAATLGPLMEFARYLPVVALVPLTLLYFGIGDAQKFAIIFLGTFFQLVLMVADTVSRVPKDLLRAAYTLGASRSQAYRLVLLPGALPGILDDLRITIGWAWTYLVVAELVAANSGLGYMILRAQRFLAIDRIFAGLIIIGLLGLLTDWSFKLLTRLTVPWSEKAER, from the coding sequence ATGGGCACAACAAGCCGTTACAACAGGCCGGGCCTGCGCGCCGGGCTCGGCCTGCTCACGTTTCTTTTCTTCGGCCTGCTCTGGTGCGCCCTGAGCTATTCCGGAGCGGTCAAGCCGCTCTTCCTGCCCCGGCCCGACGCGGTGCTGCGCTCCTTCGGCGCCATGCACGAGGAAGGCATCCTCTGGCGGTACACCTGGGACTCGACCTATCGGGTCATGGTCGGCTGGGCCTTGGCCGCCGTGCTCGCCATTCCGCTGGGAGCGGCCATAGCCACCTCCCGGCGCGTTGCCGCCACCCTCGGCCCGCTCATGGAGTTCGCGCGCTACCTGCCCGTCGTCGCGCTCGTGCCGCTGACCCTGCTCTACTTCGGCATCGGCGACGCCCAAAAATTCGCCATCATCTTCCTGGGAACCTTTTTCCAGCTGGTGCTCATGGTCGCGGACACCGTTTCCCGCGTGCCCAAGGATCTGCTGCGCGCGGCCTACACCCTGGGCGCGAGCCGCTCCCAGGCCTATCGGCTCGTGCTCCTGCCCGGAGCCCTGCCCGGCATTCTCGACGACCTGCGCATCACCATCGGCTGGGCCTGGACGTATCTCGTGGTCGCGGAACTGGTGGCCGCCAATTCCGGCCTGGGATACATGATCCTGCGCGCCCAGCGCTTCCTGGCCATCGACCGCATCTTCGCCGGACTGATCATCATCGGCCTGCTCGGCCTGCTCACGGACTGGAGCTTCAAGCTGCTCACGAGGCTGACCGTGCCCTGGAGCGAAAAGGCGGAGAGGTAG
- a CDS encoding DUF1786 domain-containing protein has product MPASLSETTFGPTLILDIGSGTQDVLYHFPGLEIENCPKFVLPAPARRVAARIAEAAGRPLWLHGRNMGGGFFRALKAHLEQGGKVAAEPGAAFSLGDDLERVQAMGVEIREDRPAGYEPLHLTDFDPDFWNALLDLAGLPRPESVMACAQDHGFHPGASNRLGRFKLWERLLLGAQGRPEALLYDVVPEEMTRLAELQRSLGGGLVADTGAAAVLGALYVDEIAALSRDRGITVVNLGNSHLIAFLVFQERIWGVYEQHTGLVDAVKLRSDLDLFRRGELAFEQVFEDRGHGCLTLDLPPEAQGFSPTFVLGPQRALLKGGDVSFPAPGGDMMLAGCFGMLKGRALKSSMGS; this is encoded by the coding sequence ATGCCCGCTTCCTTGTCCGAAACCACGTTCGGCCCCACCCTGATCCTCGACATCGGCTCCGGCACCCAGGACGTGCTCTACCATTTCCCCGGCCTGGAAATCGAAAACTGCCCCAAATTCGTGCTGCCCGCACCGGCCCGGCGCGTTGCCGCGCGGATTGCCGAAGCTGCGGGCCGTCCGCTCTGGCTGCACGGGCGCAACATGGGCGGCGGATTCTTCCGTGCGCTCAAGGCGCATCTGGAACAGGGCGGCAAGGTCGCGGCCGAGCCTGGCGCGGCCTTCTCCCTGGGCGACGACCTGGAACGCGTCCAGGCCATGGGCGTGGAGATCCGCGAAGATCGCCCCGCAGGATACGAACCGCTGCATCTCACTGATTTCGACCCCGACTTCTGGAACGCCCTGCTGGACCTCGCGGGTCTGCCGCGTCCCGAAAGCGTCATGGCCTGCGCCCAGGACCACGGTTTCCACCCCGGCGCGTCCAACCGGCTGGGACGCTTCAAGCTCTGGGAACGGCTGCTCCTCGGTGCGCAGGGCCGTCCCGAAGCCTTGCTGTACGACGTCGTGCCGGAAGAAATGACCCGCCTCGCCGAGCTGCAACGCAGCCTGGGAGGCGGGCTTGTCGCGGACACGGGCGCCGCCGCGGTTCTCGGCGCGCTCTATGTGGACGAAATCGCGGCCCTGAGCCGGGACAGGGGCATCACCGTGGTCAACCTCGGCAACAGCCACCTCATCGCCTTCCTGGTCTTCCAGGAGCGCATCTGGGGCGTCTACGAACAACACACCGGGCTGGTGGACGCCGTCAAGCTCCGCTCCGACCTGGACCTCTTCCGGCGCGGCGAACTGGCTTTCGAACAGGTCTTCGAGGATCGCGGCCACGGCTGCCTGACCCTGGATCTGCCGCCGGAGGCGCAAGGTTTTTCCCCCACCTTCGTCCTCGGCCCGCAGCGCGCCCTGCTCAAGGGCGGCGACGTGAGCTTCCCGGCTCCGGGCGGAGACATGATGCTCGCAGGCTGCTTCGGCATGCTCAAGGGGCGCGCCCTGAAGTCCAGCATGGGCAGTTGA
- a CDS encoding ABC transporter ATP-binding protein, with protein MLTIDNLTKTYGAGDKLVTALDNARMDVRDGEFAVVVGPSGCGKSTLLNIVAGLESPGQGRVELDGLPIVGPGAERGMVFQSYTLFPWLTVRKNVEFGLRIKGLPQSERAEIARRYVDLVGLSEFENALPKELSGGMKQRVAIARVLANKPRMLLMDEPFGALDAQTRLLLQELLLDVWRKEQATVLFITHDIDEAILLGDRVFVMSKRPGRIVEEVRIDLERPRDHTLTVSPRFAELKKRVMDRLFLELA; from the coding sequence ATGCTGACCATCGACAACCTGACCAAGACCTACGGAGCGGGAGACAAGCTCGTCACCGCGCTGGACAATGCCCGCATGGACGTGCGCGACGGCGAATTCGCGGTGGTGGTCGGCCCGTCCGGCTGCGGCAAGTCCACGCTGCTGAACATCGTCGCCGGGCTGGAAAGTCCCGGCCAGGGCCGCGTGGAGCTGGACGGCTTGCCCATCGTCGGTCCCGGCGCGGAGCGGGGCATGGTCTTCCAGTCCTACACGCTTTTCCCCTGGCTCACGGTGCGCAAAAACGTGGAATTCGGTCTGCGCATCAAAGGCCTGCCCCAGTCGGAGCGGGCCGAAATCGCCCGCCGCTACGTGGATCTCGTGGGCCTGTCCGAGTTCGAAAACGCCCTGCCCAAGGAGCTTTCCGGCGGCATGAAGCAGCGCGTGGCCATTGCCCGCGTGCTCGCCAACAAGCCGCGCATGCTGCTCATGGACGAACCGTTCGGCGCGCTCGACGCCCAGACCCGGCTGCTGCTCCAGGAGCTGCTGCTCGACGTCTGGCGCAAGGAGCAGGCCACGGTCCTGTTCATCACCCACGACATCGACGAGGCCATCCTCCTGGGCGACCGCGTCTTCGTGATGTCCAAACGGCCGGGACGCATCGTGGAGGAGGTCCGCATCGACCTGGAACGCCCGCGCGACCACACTCTGACCGTTTCCCCGCGCTTTGCCGAGTTGAAAAAACGTGTTATGGACCGTCTTTTCCTCGAACTCGCCTGA
- a CDS encoding HEAT repeat domain-containing protein, giving the protein MSILDGFRDKDFLEQITLLNDIAANRPTDALPDLLSLFASPLQDASVDSMVVIALNALLADNEQYAVECLHSDDPKLRLLCIRTAGEHRFASAVEPLSEIAQTTDDSDLALESLSALARIGSEAALPAFRKHLSSNDPLAAGLSIEMCGHFNDVSALPWLKEVVRRSLTGDRYQTCDVPTWKAIQALGDLGTEEAVQFLASHLHHKNPIARRLITDVMVELGEKAVPALLDSLHSSDEDVRILAANVLGFTGLRSGGNGLVAAFDRGHADTPNVRYAFYEAMGRIGTMKNLICLMDGLSETDELLLMAVVGGLERHVNPGMIRNITERLRQEDEQTARLAQAIINSKALDIFRALHGDPACADILMEHLLQSRDEEILAAFREALESLGTDAAGADLKRLSEAAAERGSGRKALAVDDSRSMLALHRALLAELGFDVALAANGQEALEHLQENGPVELVVTDMNMPVMDGMQLVEQLRNDPDFESATIVMVTTEKEASQRGLAENAGVNAFITKPFRPEQLKEMLTQLLGL; this is encoded by the coding sequence ATGAGCATCCTGGACGGATTCCGAGATAAAGATTTCCTGGAGCAGATCACCCTGCTCAACGACATTGCGGCCAACCGCCCGACCGATGCGCTGCCCGACCTGCTTTCGCTCTTTGCCTCGCCACTGCAAGACGCCTCGGTGGATTCCATGGTCGTCATCGCGCTCAACGCGCTGCTCGCGGACAACGAGCAGTACGCAGTGGAATGCCTGCACAGCGACGACCCCAAGCTGCGCCTGCTCTGCATCCGCACGGCGGGCGAACACCGCTTCGCTTCCGCGGTGGAGCCGCTGAGCGAAATCGCCCAGACCACCGACGACTCCGACCTGGCCCTGGAAAGCCTCTCGGCCCTGGCACGCATCGGCAGCGAGGCGGCCCTGCCCGCCTTCCGCAAGCATCTTTCCTCCAACGATCCCCTGGCCGCGGGCCTGAGCATCGAGATGTGCGGCCATTTCAACGACGTTTCCGCGCTGCCCTGGCTCAAGGAAGTGGTCCGGCGCAGCCTTACGGGGGACCGCTACCAGACCTGCGACGTGCCGACCTGGAAGGCCATCCAGGCCCTGGGCGACCTGGGCACGGAGGAAGCCGTGCAGTTCCTGGCCTCGCACCTGCACCACAAGAATCCCATCGCCCGCCGCCTGATCACGGACGTGATGGTCGAGCTGGGCGAAAAGGCCGTGCCCGCGCTGCTGGACTCGCTGCACTCCTCGGACGAGGACGTGCGCATCCTCGCAGCCAACGTGCTCGGCTTCACGGGCCTGCGCAGCGGCGGAAACGGGCTGGTCGCGGCCTTCGACCGGGGACACGCGGACACCCCCAACGTGCGCTACGCCTTCTATGAGGCCATGGGCCGCATCGGAACCATGAAGAACCTGATCTGCCTCATGGACGGCCTCAGCGAAACCGACGAGCTGCTGCTCATGGCCGTGGTGGGCGGGCTGGAACGCCACGTCAATCCCGGCATGATCCGCAACATCACGGAGCGCCTCCGCCAGGAGGACGAACAGACCGCACGGCTGGCCCAGGCCATCATCAACTCCAAGGCCCTCGACATTTTCCGCGCCCTGCACGGCGACCCCGCCTGCGCGGACATCCTCATGGAGCACCTGCTCCAGTCGCGCGACGAGGAAATCCTCGCGGCCTTCCGGGAAGCGCTGGAAAGCCTCGGCACGGACGCGGCCGGAGCCGACCTGAAGCGCCTTTCCGAGGCGGCCGCGGAACGCGGCTCCGGACGCAAGGCCCTGGCCGTGGACGACTCGCGCTCCATGCTCGCCCTGCACCGCGCCCTGCTCGCGGAGCTGGGCTTCGACGTGGCCCTGGCCGCCAACGGACAGGAAGCCCTGGAGCACCTCCAGGAAAACGGCCCCGTGGAGCTGGTGGTCACGGACATGAACATGCCCGTCATGGACGGAATGCAGCTCGTGGAGCAGCTCCGCAACGATCCGGACTTCGAGTCCGCCACCATCGTCATGGTCACCACGGAAAAGGAGGCGTCGCAACGCGGCCTGGCGGAAAACGCCGGAGTCAACGCCTTCATCACCAAGCCCTTCCGACCCGAACAGCTCAAGGAAATGCTCACGCAGCTGCTCGGACTCTGA
- a CDS encoding chemotaxis protein CheX gives MDVELAKPFIKAAVDVLSTMAMITPVAGRPYVKKNNIAQGDVTGLVGFTGEKNGSVSITFDKKLAVGIVKNMLGDDVGNILDDVKDAVGEIVNMVSGQARAGLSQQGYSFQGSTPTVIMGDNHTISHVSSGMIMAIPFKAEMGEFTIEFCIE, from the coding sequence ATGGATGTGGAACTGGCTAAACCCTTCATCAAGGCAGCAGTGGACGTTCTTTCCACCATGGCCATGATTACACCTGTGGCGGGACGTCCCTACGTCAAGAAAAACAACATCGCCCAGGGCGACGTGACGGGGCTCGTCGGCTTCACGGGCGAGAAGAACGGCAGCGTCTCCATCACCTTCGACAAGAAGCTCGCCGTGGGCATCGTCAAGAACATGCTCGGCGACGACGTGGGGAACATTCTCGACGACGTCAAGGACGCGGTGGGAGAAATCGTGAACATGGTCTCCGGCCAGGCCCGCGCCGGCCTTTCCCAGCAGGGCTACTCCTTCCAGGGATCGACGCCCACGGTCATCATGGGCGACAACCATACCATCTCCCACGTTTCCTCCGGAATGATCATGGCCATCCCCTTCAAGGCCGAGATGGGCGAATTCACCATTGAATTCTGTATCGAATAA